From a region of the Solidesulfovibrio sp. genome:
- a CDS encoding glutamate-5-semialdehyde dehydrogenase codes for MSVATEMERMAMRARQASRALAAAPGAAKDAFLANLADLLNARGEEILAANGRDLDAAKAAGLDAPRLDRLTLTPAVLEAMAGACREVIALPDPVGAIEAMKPRPNGLLVGRMRVPLGVICMIYESRPNVTIDAAILCLKAGNAVILKGGSEALESNKALAGLLREALEAAGLPADAAQLVATSDRAAVAALCTLDQYIDVIIPRGGEGLIRAVVSQATMPVLKHFKGVCHAYVDAGADEGRAETVIVNAKAQRPGVCNALECLLVHVRAAPTFLPRVGAALRKAGVELRACPRALALLGSLARPAAPEDFGQEFHDLVLAVKVVDSMDDALDHIHRYGSNHTEVILTEDYGRALEFLRRADASMVGVNCSTRFNDGGELGLGAEIGISTSKLHAYGPMGLTELTSAKFVVLGQGQVRG; via the coding sequence ATGAGCGTGGCAACCGAGATGGAACGGATGGCAATGCGGGCCAGGCAGGCCTCCCGGGCCCTGGCCGCCGCCCCGGGCGCGGCCAAGGACGCCTTTCTGGCCAACCTGGCCGATCTGCTGAACGCCCGGGGCGAGGAAATCCTGGCCGCCAACGGCCGCGACCTCGACGCGGCCAAGGCCGCCGGCCTGGACGCCCCCCGCCTGGACCGCCTGACGCTGACCCCGGCCGTCCTGGAAGCCATGGCCGGCGCCTGCCGCGAGGTCATCGCCCTGCCGGACCCGGTGGGGGCCATCGAAGCCATGAAGCCCCGGCCCAACGGCCTGCTCGTCGGGCGCATGCGCGTGCCTTTGGGCGTCATCTGCATGATCTACGAATCGCGGCCCAACGTGACCATCGACGCGGCCATCCTGTGCCTCAAGGCCGGCAACGCCGTGATCCTCAAGGGCGGCTCCGAGGCGCTCGAATCCAACAAGGCCCTGGCCGGCCTGCTGCGCGAGGCCCTGGAGGCGGCCGGACTGCCCGCCGACGCCGCCCAGCTCGTGGCCACCAGCGACCGGGCCGCCGTGGCCGCCCTGTGCACCCTCGACCAGTACATCGACGTCATCATCCCGCGCGGCGGGGAAGGGCTCATCCGGGCGGTGGTCTCCCAGGCCACCATGCCGGTGCTCAAGCATTTCAAGGGCGTGTGCCACGCCTATGTCGACGCCGGCGCCGACGAGGGTCGGGCCGAGACGGTCATCGTCAATGCCAAGGCCCAGCGCCCCGGCGTGTGCAACGCCCTGGAGTGCCTGCTCGTCCACGTGCGGGCCGCGCCTACCTTCCTGCCGCGCGTCGGGGCCGCCCTGCGAAAGGCCGGGGTGGAACTGCGGGCCTGTCCCCGAGCCCTGGCGCTGCTGGGCTCCCTGGCCAGGCCGGCCGCGCCCGAGGATTTCGGCCAGGAGTTCCACGACCTCGTCCTGGCGGTCAAGGTCGTGGATTCCATGGACGACGCCTTGGACCACATCCACCGCTACGGCTCGAACCACACCGAGGTCATCCTGACCGAGGACTACGGCCGGGCCCTGGAATTTCTGCGCCGGGCCGATGCCTCCATGGTCGGCGTCAACTGCTCCACGCGCTTCAACGACGGCGGCGAGCTCGGGCTCGGGGCCGAGATCGGCATCTCCACCTCCAAGCTCCACGCCTACGGCCCCATGGGGCTCACGGAACTGACCAGCGCCAAGTTCGTGGTCCTGGGCCAGGGGCAGGTCCGGGGCTAG
- the nadD gene encoding nicotinate (nicotinamide) nucleotide adenylyltransferase yields the protein MSHPVIGIFGGTFNPVHVGHVRAAIEVAEALGLAAVEFVPAARPPHKGGEPLLDFALRLRLCRLALGDLPGFSVNAMEADRPGPSYTRDTLETLGRQRPDEEFCFILGMGDLLSLPTWKDGLNLGRLAHLAVHAREGLGLPHFRAFVAERAAAMGAVPTSEPAVWGLPGGRRLTYVPVSRLDVSSSDIRERWRRGGRIHGLVSEAVRHELDNHAAALRAGWGRPAPA from the coding sequence ATGTCCCATCCCGTGATCGGCATTTTCGGCGGCACGTTCAATCCCGTGCATGTGGGCCATGTGCGTGCCGCCATCGAAGTGGCCGAGGCGCTCGGGCTTGCCGCCGTGGAATTCGTGCCCGCCGCCCGGCCGCCCCACAAGGGCGGCGAGCCGTTGCTCGATTTCGCCCTGCGCCTGCGCCTGTGCCGGCTGGCCCTGGGCGACCTGCCCGGCTTTTCCGTCAATGCCATGGAAGCCGACCGGCCGGGCCCGTCCTACACCCGCGACACCCTGGAGACCCTCGGCCGGCAACGGCCGGACGAGGAGTTCTGTTTCATCCTGGGCATGGGCGATCTGCTCAGCCTGCCGACCTGGAAGGACGGGCTGAACCTTGGCCGGCTGGCCCACCTGGCCGTCCATGCCCGGGAAGGGCTCGGGCTGCCGCATTTTCGCGCCTTTGTCGCCGAGCGGGCCGCGGCCATGGGGGCCGTGCCCACGTCCGAGCCCGCGGTCTGGGGCCTGCCCGGCGGGCGACGCCTGACCTACGTGCCCGTCTCCCGGCTGGATGTCTCGTCCTCGGACATCCGGGAGCGTTGGCGGCGGGGCGGGCGCATCCACGGCCTTGTCAGCGAGGCCGTGCGGCATGAACTCGACAACCACGCCGCGGCGCTCCGTGCCGGTTGGGGCCGGCCGGCGCCGGCGTGA
- a CDS encoding alginate O-acetyltransferase AlgX-related protein, with amino-acid sequence MQSTAVSVRRVVYALSSLLFVTLLMAPTLDTFLKFAPRTLVAESSTAKLLSPTLDPDTWAKWFNTVRRGYLERHYNLRTTLITWNSFLDTFVLASTSANSQVVVGKDHWLFLAQDGSRNIIEDARSSDPLPEPSVDVVARELERRRQWLAARGIRYLVVVAPNKNTVYPEKLPEPLRPRKPQGHLAQLVDYVREQTQVDIVDVTTAILEQKKRNQVFYITDSHWNAHGAFAAYLEIMKHLVKDFPNIKPLDPSRFEVERFDWLPGDLANMIGLSDHLKEDRIMYVNKDWYTARGASYFGPMDPHYFEEPQYSFTGNPSLPSAIVFHDSFWWELLPFLAEAFDKGLYVWLRPQSETEFRFFDTALIEKEKPDIVIDEYTERYILPPLRGRFQIKNDVAAVPGK; translated from the coding sequence TTGCAAAGCACCGCCGTTTCCGTCCGCCGCGTCGTCTACGCCCTGTCCTCGTTGCTGTTCGTGACGCTTCTCATGGCGCCGACCCTGGATACGTTCCTCAAGTTCGCTCCGCGCACCCTCGTGGCCGAATCGAGCACGGCCAAACTCCTCAGCCCGACCCTCGACCCCGACACCTGGGCCAAATGGTTCAACACCGTGCGCCGGGGCTACCTGGAGCGCCATTACAACCTGCGCACCACGCTCATCACCTGGAACAGCTTCCTGGACACCTTCGTCCTGGCCTCCACCTCGGCCAATTCCCAGGTGGTGGTCGGCAAGGACCACTGGCTGTTTTTGGCCCAGGACGGCTCGCGCAACATCATCGAGGACGCCCGGTCATCCGATCCCCTGCCCGAGCCGTCCGTGGACGTCGTGGCCCGGGAGCTGGAACGGCGCCGGCAGTGGCTGGCCGCCCGCGGCATCCGCTATCTCGTCGTCGTCGCGCCCAACAAAAATACCGTCTACCCGGAAAAGCTGCCCGAGCCCCTGCGGCCGCGCAAGCCCCAGGGCCACCTGGCCCAACTCGTCGACTACGTGCGCGAGCAGACCCAGGTGGATATCGTGGACGTGACCACGGCGATCCTGGAGCAAAAAAAGCGCAACCAGGTCTTCTACATCACGGACAGCCACTGGAACGCCCACGGCGCCTTCGCGGCCTACCTGGAGATCATGAAGCACCTGGTCAAGGATTTCCCGAACATCAAACCGCTTGACCCATCCCGGTTCGAAGTGGAGCGGTTCGACTGGCTGCCGGGTGATCTGGCCAACATGATCGGGCTCTCCGACCACCTCAAGGAAGACCGCATCATGTATGTCAACAAGGACTGGTACACGGCCAGGGGCGCCTCCTATTTCGGCCCCATGGACCCGCATTACTTCGAGGAGCCGCAGTATTCCTTCACCGGCAATCCCTCCCTGCCCAGTGCCATCGTCTTCCACGACTCCTTCTGGTGGGAGCTGCTGCCCTTCCTGGCCGAAGCCTTCGACAAGGGCCTGTATGTCTGGCTGCGCCCCCAAAGCGAGACCGAATTCCGCTTTTTCGACACCGCCCTGATCGAAAAGGAGAAACCGGACATCGTCATCGACGAGTACACCGAGCGCTACATCCTGCCGCCCCTGCGCGGACGGTTCCAGATCAAAAACGATGTGGCCGCCGTGCCTGGAAAATAG
- a CDS encoding hemolysin family protein translates to MVTLVVAVSLAICVSAFCSMSEAALYAVPWSWIERLRKDGRQSGEILYNLRSNVEKPITAILTCNTIANTAGAAVAGAAGAAVFGPDELWLFTAGFTVLILAFGEILPKTVGVTYSRSVSVLIAAPMKYMILALLPIIWAGGCLARLVSGKRRDPLSSEEDLRAVVSLTRREGIIKPLEELSIKNILSLDRKTASDIMTPRTVVFSLPAQMTVAEARGIRRGVWPHSRIPVYDADDPENIVGIVYRREVLEALANDQDDVRLADLMKPVRFVLDTMTLDRVLVKFLESRMHLFVVLDEYGGVSGVVSLEDVLEEILGKEIVDETDQVADMRELAKTRREELLRQRHDREDAPIP, encoded by the coding sequence ATGGTGACGCTGGTTGTCGCCGTAAGCCTGGCCATTTGCGTGTCCGCCTTTTGCTCCATGAGCGAGGCGGCCCTGTACGCCGTGCCCTGGAGCTGGATCGAGCGCCTGCGCAAGGATGGCCGCCAAAGCGGCGAGATCCTCTACAACCTGCGCTCCAACGTGGAAAAACCCATCACCGCCATCCTGACGTGCAACACCATCGCCAACACCGCCGGCGCGGCCGTGGCCGGCGCGGCCGGGGCGGCGGTCTTCGGCCCGGACGAGCTGTGGCTTTTCACCGCCGGCTTCACCGTGCTCATCCTGGCCTTCGGCGAAATCCTGCCCAAGACCGTGGGCGTGACCTACAGCCGTTCGGTTTCCGTGCTCATCGCCGCGCCCATGAAATACATGATCCTGGCCCTGCTGCCCATCATCTGGGCGGGCGGCTGCCTGGCCAGGCTCGTTTCGGGCAAGCGCCGCGACCCGCTGTCCTCCGAGGAGGACCTGCGGGCCGTGGTCAGCCTCACCCGGCGCGAGGGCATCATCAAGCCCCTGGAAGAACTGTCCATAAAAAACATCCTGTCCCTGGACCGCAAGACGGCCAGCGACATCATGACCCCGCGCACGGTGGTCTTTTCCCTGCCGGCGCAGATGACCGTGGCCGAGGCCCGGGGCATCCGCCGGGGCGTGTGGCCCCACAGCCGCATCCCGGTCTACGACGCCGACGATCCCGAAAACATCGTGGGCATCGTCTACCGCCGCGAGGTCCTCGAAGCCCTGGCCAACGACCAGGACGACGTGCGCCTGGCCGACCTCATGAAGCCCGTGCGCTTCGTGCTCGACACCATGACCCTCGATCGGGTATTGGTAAAATTTCTGGAATCGCGTATGCACCTCTTCGTCGTTCTCGACGAATACGGTGGGGTTTCCGGTGTGGTCAGCCTGGAGGACGTGCTGGAAGAGATCCTGGGCAAGGAAATCGTCGACGAAACGGACCAGGTGGCGGACATGCGGGAACTCGCCAAGACCCGGCGCGAGGAACTCCTGCGGCAGCGGCACGACCGCGAGGACGCCCCCATCCCCTAA
- a CDS encoding cytochrome c maturation protein CcmE, producing MAKKSNAPMYLVALTLFLGGLGYLLYSGLGENTAYFLNVAEALAMKPADLSKARLFGTVAEEGIDRPADAMGVSFLLVDKDQAAKAIRVDFKGAVPDTFKPGVEVIVEGGVNPASGAFAASTLMTKCPSKYQKENRG from the coding sequence ATGGCCAAAAAAAGCAACGCTCCCATGTACCTCGTCGCCCTGACCCTGTTTCTGGGCGGGCTGGGGTATCTGCTCTATTCGGGCCTGGGCGAGAACACCGCCTATTTCCTCAATGTCGCCGAGGCGCTGGCCATGAAGCCCGCCGACCTGTCCAAGGCCCGGCTTTTCGGCACCGTGGCCGAGGAGGGCATCGACCGGCCGGCCGACGCCATGGGCGTGAGCTTCCTGCTCGTGGACAAGGACCAGGCCGCCAAGGCCATCCGGGTGGACTTCAAGGGCGCCGTGCCCGACACCTTCAAGCCCGGCGTGGAGGTCATCGTGGAAGGCGGCGTCAATCCCGCCTCGGGCGCCTTCGCCGCGAGCACGCTCATGACCAAGTGCCCGTCGAAGTACCAGAAAGAAAACCGCGGCTGA
- a CDS encoding cytochrome c-type biogenesis CcmF C-terminal domain-containing protein — protein sequence MHVTAYFALLVAMLVCLSGAATALFGLWKRDYTRLSLIERAHHAVFAAVVLSSAILTVALWRRDFSFVYVAEYTDTLLPLFYAVTAFWAGQAGSLLFWMLVLAVFGAGFACSRAYKDLQPATRCAYWLFFYVVEAFFLLLLTGPSNPFLEAVPPVPQGRGLNPLLRNPGMIFHPPLLFLGYAGFAIPACLGLAAWLVGEKRSFAVASRNVSLLSWIFLTAGIVLGGWWSYMELGWGGYWAWDPVENASLIPWLVGTAFLHTSIVERRTKALPKSNVAMAVVTFVTCILGTYLVRSGVVESLHAFGEGGVGGPLLLFMLFSLVVLAATLLAGAPYFEGRFKPLANLVSVPGFLVILAWLMLALAAVVFLGTLWPVISKLWSANPVGLDAGFYNRVCLPLFALVTFLVAFCPLMSWTEGLRDKAGLGVVLGGLVGGGAVLFAVGLRLPVALFAGAASIAALACALYVFVRQRHARSLAGALGAYCVHVGLALVTLGVAFSGPYQVSKEAVLTPGRTLDIGGFTLTYKDLEQEQNPAMTIARARIDVTRDGRPVGELAPERRIYTGFEQPFAEVSTIPSLGDELYATLLSATEKKAASIKISVNPLVNWVWIGGAIMCLAPFLSLRRPKTGGERL from the coding sequence ATGCACGTTACGGCGTATTTTGCCCTGCTCGTGGCCATGCTCGTGTGCCTCTCCGGCGCGGCCACGGCCCTGTTCGGCCTGTGGAAGCGCGACTATACCCGGCTTTCGCTCATCGAGCGCGCCCACCACGCGGTGTTCGCCGCCGTCGTCCTGTCCTCGGCCATCCTGACCGTGGCCCTGTGGCGGCGCGACTTCTCGTTCGTCTACGTGGCCGAATACACCGACACGCTGCTGCCGCTTTTCTACGCCGTGACGGCCTTCTGGGCCGGCCAGGCCGGGTCGCTGCTGTTCTGGATGCTGGTGCTGGCCGTTTTCGGCGCGGGATTCGCCTGTTCCCGGGCCTACAAGGACTTGCAGCCGGCCACGCGCTGCGCCTACTGGCTGTTTTTCTACGTCGTGGAGGCCTTTTTCCTGCTGCTTCTGACCGGCCCGAGCAATCCCTTCCTTGAGGCCGTGCCCCCCGTGCCCCAGGGCCGTGGGCTCAATCCGCTGCTGCGCAACCCCGGCATGATCTTCCATCCGCCGCTGCTGTTCCTCGGCTACGCCGGCTTCGCCATTCCGGCCTGCCTGGGCCTGGCCGCCTGGCTCGTGGGCGAGAAGCGCTCCTTTGCCGTGGCCTCCCGCAACGTTTCCCTCCTCTCCTGGATCTTCCTCACCGCCGGCATCGTGCTCGGCGGCTGGTGGTCCTACATGGAGCTCGGCTGGGGCGGCTACTGGGCCTGGGACCCGGTGGAAAACGCCTCGCTGATCCCCTGGCTCGTGGGCACGGCCTTCCTGCACACCTCCATCGTCGAACGCCGCACCAAAGCCCTGCCCAAATCCAACGTGGCCATGGCCGTGGTCACCTTCGTCACCTGCATCCTGGGCACCTACCTGGTGCGCAGCGGCGTGGTCGAGTCGCTCCACGCCTTCGGCGAAGGCGGCGTGGGCGGCCCGCTGCTCCTGTTCATGCTTTTCTCCCTGGTGGTGCTGGCCGCGACGCTCCTTGCCGGGGCGCCTTATTTCGAGGGCCGCTTCAAGCCCCTGGCCAACCTGGTCAGCGTGCCGGGCTTTTTGGTCATCCTGGCCTGGCTCATGTTGGCCCTGGCCGCGGTGGTCTTTCTCGGCACCCTGTGGCCGGTCATCAGCAAGCTGTGGAGCGCGAACCCGGTGGGCCTGGACGCCGGCTTCTACAACCGGGTCTGCCTGCCGCTTTTCGCCCTGGTCACCTTTCTCGTGGCCTTTTGTCCGCTCATGTCCTGGACGGAGGGCCTTCGCGACAAGGCCGGCCTTGGCGTGGTCCTGGGCGGGCTCGTCGGCGGCGGGGCGGTGCTTTTCGCCGTGGGCCTGCGGCTGCCCGTGGCCCTTTTCGCCGGGGCGGCGTCCATCGCCGCCCTGGCCTGCGCCCTGTACGTGTTCGTCCGCCAGCGTCACGCCCGCAGCCTGGCCGGGGCGCTCGGCGCCTACTGCGTCCACGTCGGCCTGGCGCTGGTCACCCTGGGCGTGGCCTTTTCCGGCCCCTACCAGGTGAGCAAGGAGGCCGTGCTCACCCCGGGCCGCACCCTGGACATCGGCGGCTTCACGCTCACCTACAAGGACCTGGAGCAGGAGCAGAACCCGGCCATGACCATCGCCCGGGCCCGCATCGACGTGACCCGGGACGGCCGGCCCGTGGGCGAACTCGCCCCCGAGCGGCGCATCTACACCGGTTTCGAGCAGCCCTTCGCCGAGGTCTCCACCATTCCTTCCCTCGGCGACGAACTCTACGCCACCCTGCTGAGCGCCACGGAGAAAAAGGCCGCCAGCATCAAGATCAGCGTCAATCCCCTGGTCAACTGGGTCTGGATCGGCGGGGCCATCATGTGCCTGGCGCCCTTTTTGAGCCTTCGCCGGCCCAAGACCGGAGGGGAGAGGCTCTAG
- the ccmA gene encoding heme ABC exporter ATP-binding protein CcmA: MAEAVARLRRVSRFFGERPVLRGIDLDVEPGQVVLVVGPNGAGKSTLLRLAAGLMPPSEGEVELALAPGEVGYVGHRTLIYPKLTARANLRFWLALSGRPRDDAAVLAVLARVGLDGFADEEAGVFSRGMSQRLSLARVFLTAPKMLLLDEPGTGLDPASAAMLRREIRAAADAGAAVLWVSHTIAADLPACDRVLVIKDRRIAADVPAATFDPAELAGEGAC, encoded by the coding sequence ATGGCCGAAGCCGTGGCCCGCTTGCGCCGGGTGAGCCGGTTTTTCGGCGAACGCCCGGTGCTGCGCGGCATCGACCTGGACGTCGAACCCGGCCAGGTGGTGCTGGTGGTCGGCCCCAACGGCGCCGGCAAGTCGACCCTGCTGCGCCTGGCCGCCGGGCTCATGCCGCCAAGCGAGGGCGAGGTGGAACTGGCCTTGGCGCCGGGCGAGGTCGGCTACGTCGGCCACCGCACGCTCATCTACCCCAAGCTCACCGCCCGGGCCAACCTGCGTTTCTGGCTGGCCCTGTCCGGCCGTCCCCGCGACGACGCCGCCGTGCTGGCGGTCCTGGCCCGCGTGGGGCTGGACGGTTTCGCCGACGAGGAGGCCGGGGTGTTTTCGCGCGGCATGTCCCAGCGCCTGAGCCTGGCCCGGGTGTTTCTGACCGCCCCGAAAATGCTGCTCCTCGACGAGCCGGGCACGGGCCTGGACCCGGCCTCGGCCGCCATGTTGCGCCGGGAGATCCGCGCCGCCGCCGATGCCGGCGCGGCCGTCTTGTGGGTCAGCCACACCATCGCCGCCGATCTGCCGGCCTGCGACCGGGTCCTGGTCATCAAGGACCGCCGCATCGCCGCCGATGTCCCGGCCGCGACCTTCGACCCGGCCGAACTGGCCGGGGAGGGCGCATGCTGA
- a CDS encoding heme exporter protein CcmB — protein MLRAACAIAAKDLRLSLAGAQGLVQTVLLGLLLIFIMSLSREPGEMSPPLAAAAVFWLATAFGQVLVFNHLYGLEEAEGARLGLLLAPCPVQAVWLGKAVAGWVLLFCCQMVFAPAAVAFLGQTVAGSLAVGLGVVAAVDWGLCALGSLLGALAIGRSSRESLLTVILFPLLIPVLLAGIRLLETVISGRGLEAVSAWAGTVGAFDAVFTAAALVLFPFLYTGEE, from the coding sequence ATGCTGAGGGCCGCTTGCGCCATCGCCGCCAAGGACCTGCGCCTGTCCCTGGCCGGCGCCCAGGGCCTGGTCCAGACCGTGCTTTTGGGGCTGCTGCTCATCTTCATCATGAGCCTGTCGCGCGAGCCCGGCGAGATGTCGCCGCCCCTGGCCGCCGCCGCCGTCTTCTGGCTGGCCACGGCCTTTGGCCAGGTGCTTGTGTTCAACCACCTCTACGGGCTGGAGGAGGCCGAGGGGGCGCGCCTGGGGCTGCTGCTCGCGCCCTGTCCGGTCCAGGCCGTGTGGCTGGGCAAGGCCGTGGCCGGCTGGGTGTTGCTTTTTTGCTGCCAGATGGTATTCGCCCCGGCGGCGGTGGCGTTTCTGGGCCAGACCGTGGCCGGCTCGCTTGCCGTGGGCCTCGGCGTGGTGGCCGCCGTGGACTGGGGGCTGTGCGCCCTGGGGTCGCTTCTCGGCGCGTTGGCCATCGGCCGGTCGTCGCGGGAATCGCTTTTGACGGTGATCCTGTTTCCGCTGCTCATTCCGGTCCTGCTGGCCGGCATCCGGCTGCTGGAGACCGTGATCTCCGGCCGGGGCCTGGAGGCCGTTTCCGCCTGGGCCGGCACGGTGGGGGCTTTTGACGCCGTGTTCACCGCCGCCGCCCTGGTGCTGTTTCCCTTTCTCTATACCGGGGAGGAATGA
- the ccsA gene encoding cytochrome c biogenesis protein CcsA codes for MIELFALAAAALSVLAQWAVWFYAPVEASMGVVQKIFYTHLPLAWWSFVSFFVVFVASILYLARRRAAYARLAGAACEIGVLFSGLALVTGMCWARPIWNVWWTWDPRLTTTLVMWFVYAAYLLLRASDVGGGRKDAVLAVLGVVAFLDVPLVFLSARYWRSIHPAVFGPQGGGMEPEMWRAMLANLVAMGLLWLALLVLRARQLGVAAAVSGLARRAR; via the coding sequence ATGATCGAGCTTTTCGCCCTGGCCGCGGCCGCCCTGTCCGTCCTGGCCCAGTGGGCCGTCTGGTTCTACGCGCCCGTGGAAGCGAGCATGGGCGTGGTCCAGAAGATCTTCTACACCCACCTGCCCCTGGCCTGGTGGTCCTTCGTGAGCTTTTTCGTCGTCTTCGTGGCCTCGATCCTCTACCTGGCCCGGCGCCGGGCCGCCTATGCCCGGCTGGCCGGGGCGGCCTGCGAGATCGGCGTGCTGTTTTCCGGGCTGGCGCTTGTGACCGGCATGTGCTGGGCCAGGCCCATCTGGAACGTCTGGTGGACCTGGGACCCCAGGCTCACCACCACGCTGGTCATGTGGTTCGTCTACGCCGCCTACCTGCTCCTGCGGGCCTCGGACGTGGGGGGAGGACGCAAGGACGCGGTGCTGGCCGTCCTGGGTGTGGTGGCCTTTCTCGACGTGCCGCTGGTTTTTCTTTCGGCCCGGTATTGGCGCAGCATCCATCCGGCCGTGTTCGGTCCCCAGGGCGGGGGCATGGAGCCGGAGATGTGGCGGGCCATGCTCGCCAACCTCGTGGCCATGGGACTGTTATGGCTGGCGCTGCTTGTGCTGCGCGCCCGCCAACTGGGCGTCGCGGCGGCCGTATCCGGCCTGGCCCGCCGGGCGCGGTGA
- a CDS encoding CcmD family protein: protein MGKEVYLFAANVIVWVGIGCYVAFLAVTQKRLEKRLKRLEVLHDD, encoded by the coding sequence ATGGGAAAGGAAGTGTATCTGTTTGCCGCCAACGTCATCGTCTGGGTCGGCATCGGCTGTTATGTCGCCTTTCTGGCCGTGACCCAGAAGCGGCTGGAAAAGCGACTCAAGCGCCTGGAGGTGTTGCATGACGACTGA
- a CDS encoding tetratricopeptide repeat protein has protein sequence MTTDRAGGPNASGRMVLAFLAFVLLAIFGASFVYRLERPSLEVHQKKSQAAMPDAMNQAMNGPMKEVMALMQKLQENPEDPGLQLAMAERFMAMGSFDRAKTFLDKVAKVRPDDPDVLNALGVTLYNLKDLEGAKAAFETILSRNAGDYRALFNLALLNKYALNQPEKAVAGFEAVIASPDADPETKATAQKELEGKAPQ, from the coding sequence ATGACGACTGATCGAGCCGGCGGCCCCAACGCGTCCGGCCGCATGGTGCTGGCCTTCTTGGCCTTCGTGCTGCTGGCCATCTTCGGTGCCTCCTTCGTCTACCGCCTGGAGCGGCCGAGCCTGGAGGTGCACCAGAAAAAGTCCCAGGCCGCCATGCCGGACGCCATGAACCAGGCCATGAACGGCCCCATGAAGGAAGTCATGGCCCTGATGCAAAAGCTCCAGGAAAACCCCGAGGACCCGGGCCTGCAACTGGCCATGGCCGAGCGCTTCATGGCCATGGGCTCCTTCGATCGGGCCAAAACCTTCCTGGACAAGGTCGCCAAGGTGCGCCCCGACGATCCGGATGTGCTCAACGCCCTGGGCGTGACGCTGTATAACCTCAAGGACCTGGAGGGGGCCAAGGCCGCCTTCGAGACGATCCTGTCCCGCAACGCCGGGGATTACCGGGCCCTGTTCAACCTGGCCCTGCTCAACAAATACGCCCTGAACCAGCCCGAAAAGGCCGTCGCCGGCTTCGAGGCCGTCATCGCCTCGCCCGACGCCGACCCGGAGACGAAGGCCACGGCCCAGAAGGAGCTGGAGGGCAAGGCGCCCCAGTAG
- a CDS encoding ABC transporter substrate-binding protein, which produces MREILRSLAAGPSWAAWLLVCCLVPGPARAAGTVRIAVAAPLTGSYAAAGEDIKSGVLLLVETVNAAGGLAGATVEPVFYDDLCEPREAANVAAAIARDPTVLGVVGHVCSSAHLAALPTYLREGVAAVTPTATSVVISARNRDEDGHVWSFRTIYRDDYQGKFLAKYMAKALGLRKVALLYENNDYGLGLKKSFLKQARRRGLAVVAVEAYKKGDLDFTALLTKMKSAGPQGLFIAGYYAEAALIANQAATVGLAVPKFGADALDSPDFLRLAGPAAENTFMTAPAFDVSPDSAGSRFTAAFAQRFGREADWMNAYAYDAAGVLLAAAAKAGPDRAKIRAALAAMRPRAVGYAGVAGPIAFDASGDCLRSAFVKTVKNGAFVAAPQQLE; this is translated from the coding sequence ATGCGCGAAATCCTTCGTTCCTTGGCGGCAGGACCGTCTTGGGCCGCCTGGCTCCTCGTCTGCTGCCTCGTCCCCGGCCCGGCCCGGGCGGCCGGGACCGTCAGGATCGCCGTGGCCGCGCCCCTGACCGGCAGCTACGCCGCCGCCGGCGAGGACATCAAGTCCGGGGTGCTGTTGCTGGTGGAGACGGTCAACGCCGCCGGCGGCCTCGCCGGGGCGACGGTGGAACCCGTTTTTTACGACGACCTGTGCGAACCGCGCGAGGCGGCCAACGTCGCCGCCGCCATCGCCAGGGATCCGACGGTCCTTGGCGTGGTCGGCCATGTCTGTTCCTCGGCCCACCTGGCCGCCTTGCCGACCTATCTGCGCGAGGGGGTGGCGGCGGTGACGCCCACGGCCACGAGCGTCGTCATTTCGGCCAGGAACCGGGACGAGGACGGGCACGTCTGGTCGTTTCGCACGATCTACCGCGACGATTACCAGGGCAAGTTCCTGGCCAAGTACATGGCCAAGGCCCTGGGCCTGCGCAAGGTCGCCTTGCTCTATGAAAACAACGACTACGGGCTTGGCCTCAAGAAATCCTTCCTCAAGCAGGCCAGGCGCCGGGGGCTGGCCGTGGTCGCCGTGGAGGCCTATAAAAAGGGCGACCTGGATTTCACGGCCTTGCTGACGAAAATGAAATCCGCCGGCCCCCAGGGCCTTTTCATCGCCGGCTATTACGCCGAGGCGGCGTTGATCGCCAACCAGGCCGCCACCGTCGGTCTGGCCGTGCCCAAGTTCGGGGCCGACGCCCTGGACAGCCCGGATTTCCTCCGGCTGGCCGGCCCGGCCGCGGAGAACACCTTCATGACCGCCCCGGCCTTCGACGTTTCGCCGGATTCCGCCGGCAGCCGGTTCACGGCGGCCTTTGCGCAGCGCTTCGGCCGGGAGGCCGACTGGATGAACGCCTATGCCTACGACGCCGCCGGCGTGCTGCTCGCGGCGGCGGCCAAGGCCGGCCCCGATCGGGCCAAAATACGCGCCGCCCTGGCCGCCATGCGGCCTCGTGCCGTCGGCTACGCGGGCGTGGCCGGGCCGATCGCCTTCGACGCCTCGGGCGACTGCCTGCGGTCGGCCTTCGTCAAAACGGTGAAAAACGGCGCGTTCGTTGCGGCACCCCAGCAGTTGGAGTGA